The sequence CAGGCATAAGATCACCTTCTGCTCCCACCTCCTTGTTGATATCTTCTGTCTGTGAGCTTCTTTATTAATGGAAGTGCTTACCAAATTACTACCTCTCAGTATTCTTAAAAAACAAGAGTTCAAAACTCCACACAGAAATGGGAGGACTGTATCTTTCCCAACTCAGCATTTCTATCTGTCTCTTGACCCTGCTTAAGCACAGAGTCTCAGGAAAATGCTTACTAAAAAGACAACCCTTTCAGTTTCTGCATAGATTATGTCCACACTGTGGTCAGATCTAATTCCTGTTTGGGGGCCATACTATCCTCTCCATCTCCAGTAACTCCAGAGCTCCTAGGCCCTGTCtccaaaggacacacacacagaagttcCTCTTCTTGACCACTTTCCTCAGGAAAAGATGTCCTTGGCTAAAAGCTCAGCCAACCCTGATATGCTATAATTACTCTTGTAGGTGGCATACACatcatttttattgcatttgGAAGATGCTTAAAAATGAACAGTTGAATTTATTGACGTCATTGAGTATAGATGTGAagttattcactcattcaacaaatatttattgagtgctttctatgAGCCAGGACAGTTCTAGGAATtggagataaaacaaaaaagacacgAACCACTCTTATGCACAACCATacctataattatctcaataatGATAATTCCACATCTTCTACAGGAAATTTGGCGAGAAGGCATTCCTAACTTGAAAAAAGCTGTCATTTTCTGATATCATACTGCTACTCTTTCATGTGACTACCCATTTATGCTGTGAATAGCCTTCAACAGATAGATCTAaattttcttcagtgaaatgcAATTAAATGCATCCCACTGTACAAATCTGTGCGACCCTTCAATATGTTGTAACAATGTCCTACCTTCTTTTCTGTTCCTGTAGGTGTATCAGTTCCTATCCCAGTGATTGGACTGAGGGATGAAGACAAGGTGTTCATCAACAACAACACCTGCGTGCTGAATGACCCAAATTTCGTTCTTATTGGGTCCTTCGTAGCTTTCTTCATACCGCTGACGATCATGGTGATTACATACTGTCTAACGATCCACGTCCTTCGCCGACAAGCTCTGATGTTACTGCACGGCCACACGGAGGAACCGCCTGGAATTAGCCTGGATTTCCTGAAGTGCTGCAAGAGGAATACTGATGAAGAGAACTCTGCAAACCCtaaccaagatttgaacccacgccgaaggaagaagaaggaaagacgGCCAAGGGGCACCATGCAAGCTATCAACAATGAACGGAAAGCCTCGAAAGTCCTtggcattgttttctttgtgtttctgatCATGTGGTGCCCGTTTTTTATTACTAATATCCTGTCGGTTCTTTGTGGGAAGGCTTGTAATCAAAAGCTAATGGAAAAACTTCTGAATGTGTTTGTTTGGATTGGCTATGTTTGTTCAGGAATTAATCCTCTGGTGTACACTCTTTTCAACAAAGTTTACCGAAGGGCTTTCTCCAACTATTTGCGCTGCAATTATAAGGCAGATAAAAAGCCTCCGATCAGACAAATCCCAAGAGTTGCTGCCACTGCTTTGTCTGGGAGGGAGCTTAATGTTAACATTTACCGGCACACCAATGAACCAGTGATTAAGAAAGCTGATGACCAGGAGGCCGGTATCGAGATGCAAATCGAGAATTTGGAGCTACCAGTTAATCCCTCCAATGTGGTTAGTGAAAGGATTAGTAGCGTGTAAGAAAGAGCGGTGCAGCCTTTTCCTACAGTAAAGCTACAGTGTAGGAAATTGTTCTATAATTCTTCTGTCGGTCATAACCTAATGTAAATATTGCTGTCTGAAAAAGTTGTTTTTATATATAGCTTTGCAATCCTGTACTTTACAATCATGCTTACAGTAGTGAGATTTAGGGTTCTGTATTTACTGTTTATAATAGATTGAGAATAATTTACTTTGGTTGTTTGATGCAAACatgttgattttttccccccttccttccttccttcctccttccctccctctctttcttgctttctttctttccctcttctctctctctttttctttttcacatacgGAAGTGTTGATCTTCATCTCAGGTGACATTTGCAGGAGACCAGAATGATGCACAGGACAGTGGTTACATTTCAACCACGCGAAAATTGAACAAATTCAGTGAAATCTATTTTCTGGGTTAACAGTAAATATACACTTTAAATTCTTGCTCGGCTCATCTACACAcataaacacagtaagatagCTTCTGCCTTCTGATAATCTATCATAACTATTAGTGAGTCAAAGGCAGAACTTAGCCTTGTTGTCACACATAGGGGAAATTTTGACATTGTCAGAATGTTCTGTTGATATTTTACTGCAATGTCTGTCACCAGACAGTGGTATTTTAACATAGCAGCTGGTTAACCAGGACTACAGAAGTGGAAGGATGATATGAGATATATACACCAATAACTGCTTTTCACTTCTTACAGACAATGTTCAAATTCTGCTTATAATGACAAGCAAActggaattagtgttttcattctgGTCCTTAGTAAATACCTAATTCCATGATTAAACTGGGAAACAAAATCCCAGAGTTATTTCCCAATCCAGGATTCATCATCAATTGGGTTTTGATCTCAGGATCCTGGAAGTTTGTGTGCTACACACAAAATGAAATTAGCATTTTGAGCCttattaaaatagtatattaATTATGGTACCTCTATCTATAGGACCTAATTTAGCAGTCCATTTTTGAGTAAAACTTGCGTTGGAAGCATAGATGATCAAAAGCTTGGAAGTTTTGCTTGATTAAGGACTACAGAACTGGGCCCTTAGAATgtgaaaaaaaggaattaaaaagaagCTTTTACTGAACTTtgggaaaaacagaaatacagagtttccatttggattttaaataaaatgtatctcaTTTACAGATCCTTCCAAACTCTCTAGTGCAGGCAAGGCTGCAGCTAATTTGTAAAAGTGGCAAGCTCTTCATTGTACTGCAATTATGTACCAGAAGtttaaatctttgttaaaatatAGTGTTGTGTTACAGTAAGTGTTGGCCATTGTTTCATTCTTGGGCCTGCTGCTCTCTAAGAGTTCAGTACCATTTTACTAGTTTGTTAACCGTGAAAGGTTTCCAAACATTGCTAAAGTCAGACCATTAAGTCTATGCTGTGTGCagagtgtacaagggtttccAGTAACTGTATTTCCACGTGTGTCCATGTCACACAACTGTGGATCAATTTCTGAAGAGTTCATGATGCTATTTCTTATGCCTGACAGTTACTTACACACCTTAGAGTATCTTGAAATTGGTGAAGGCAGAATCTGAATTTCTAAAACCCCTGGTGTGTGTCCTCAACACACAGCATAGATAAATCCAACAGTCTGCCACAAGGGCGGTGGGAGAGCCAACGGACGTATTTGAGGAAACTCATACAGTCCCTACGTGATTTGCAACACTGCCAAATGCCAGTCAATTGCTTGAGCATGTCCAATTATGACATGAAAGTAAAGTCTACCTGCCTGTTGGCTCTGTTGAACTGCATGTTAAAACAGTTATATGAAATTGAGTGAGATCTAATTCTTACTGAAACGAAAATGTCTGAAGAAACACACCATGCACTGAGCATGAGTTCTGCACATACAGATGGTGTCCTGCATGTATGCCATGTATGATGCATAAATCCATCCATTTGTATTAATGTAAGGCAGAGTAGGTGATATAAGAAGGACTGAAGCAAATCCTTCAGCAGTCTTTAAAAAGACCACGCAATCAGATCTGAAGTATGGTGAGTGTTAGAGAAAATTGGAAACATCTGATTTCTTTCCTGAACTATCGGGGCAAGCTCATAGCAcgttttacaaagaaataaaatataaaccacAGATTTTCAAAAGCACTAGCAATAAGTTGAACAATAATAGCTTACAGCACATTTGTTAATAATTCTTATGCCATCAAGTAGTAGTACTTAATAGTACCCAACACAGTAATTATTCTCAAATTGTGTGCTATTCATTAAGTTCTGTGCAGTTTGGTATGAAACAAGTACACTCATTTGGATATAAACCTTACAGTTCAATGTTAAACCTAcaacttttataaatgttttgaaGTCCATGTGATAAGTGTAAACGTGGTGAATTTACTGTCAAACAGATCATTTTGATGTCctattatgtatgtatatctgtttAAGACACGTGCAACAGACTGCCTTATATTATTTCCTGTAAGTCTTCTTCATCAAGTGGTACTTTTTGTGAGTGGTTGCAAAGTGTTGTCTTATTCCTGGTTCCTGTACGTTATCCATTCCAGGTTTTTGTGATACTtcctattaatttattaaatttattaaatgttgCCTAATATGTCacctgtcttttttccccctgcatcTTTTGAGGGAAAAATACACCACTTCATTTCTTGGAAAATTAAATTGTAACCTGTTAAATAAGTTCATAAAGACAAATACAACCAGAAAATATTACTCTTCTCTATGTACTCAAAGACTGTGACACCTGAGGAAAGACAAGAGGTGTAAACAACAAATGCAATATTAATAACAACATCACTGATGCCTGGTAAGCAGAATAACTGCAGTCTCAAATTATCCTACTTTCCTTAACCTGAGCAGGGGCCTGGGGTGGCTCATATGCTCTCCTTGCTATAGGTATCATTGCTATCTTATTCCCATCAAACTCTAAGCTCCCCTAGAGAGGACCATGTTTACCTTATTGATGGTTTTATCCCCAGTTGACAGCGGCCACTCTATGTTCAACAGACACGTATTAAGCGTCTGTATTTGTGGGCATTGTATTATCTGTTCCTGTTGCCAGAAGGAGTCTTACAACTCCCCACTATTCAGTCATGTGGTGTGACTTGATCACCTTAACTGACCCCTATCCCAAATGGCTTTGGATACCTGTGCAATCATCAGGGTCACCATACTAAGCTGCTCTGTTCCTCCATACCTGAAGCCATGGGTGACAAAATACACTGGccttttctttcaacatttgtaCCTTCCTGACGCTGAGTGAGCCCACTGGCATGAGTTCAGTTCCCTGAGAAGAAAGCAGGAATACCTCATCCCTTTGCAACCATGACTAGGTTGAGTCCTAGGAATGGGTCAAAGGATAAAGGTTGAACTGCCACTTTGAAACAACAGCATCACTGCTGCCCATGGCTAGAAATATCTTGTACCACTGAAGCTAGGGACTACTCTTCCCCAAGAGCAAGGCAATGGAGAGAGGTTGAAATTTCTGATGGCACAGACCTGGAGTTGTTACTACCaatgaaagggaaggaggggcagaggaagaCTGGAGTGCCACATCCCATTGTACAGGAAGGTCTTCATGGTCTGAGGAAAGAAAGATGCTCCTTGCCATCAGGCAGCAGTACATTTCTGCTTACAGCAGAAACACACAGTTTCCACACAGTTAATCAGCTCCCCCTTAAGTCAATGCAATCTCCATGGTTGAGGCCCATTTCTCCTTGTATATTCCCCTAGACATATATTAACATATCACACAGAAAGCTGAATATATTAGAAAGAGGTATTTTTATAGGCAATGCCAACAGGAGTAGGTGACAGCATAGTGGCTCTCAAATATTATGTGACCCATAGCACACACTTTTAAACATAAATAGCTCTAAGATGGGTCCTCTGGGATATAAATTCTGAGATGGAAATAAGTGTGCAGGATGTTTATTAGGAAGTGATCTTGGGACCCACCTGCAcggggaaagggaaaaaaggatgactgggcagagggaaaagTTGGGCTGTGATGTAGTTACAATAAGGACTTACTCCCCCTGCATCTTTGGTAGGAAAAATATACCACTTCACCTCATTTTCTTTGAAAGTTAAATTGAGTTCTATAAAATAAGTTCAAAAAGACATACTTAACCAAAAAGTATCACCTTTCCTGACTAATTCTGCATGTATTCAAAGACTATAACACCAGGGGAAAGACAATTGAGAGGTGTGAACAACAAAAACAGTATCACACTTAGATGACTCatgggaagcttcagagctgtCCCAAGTTGAAGCAAGGGGCCAATCCTCTATAGCACCACTGTCCCCAAGAGAGATATATGACTTTATGCCAGGTCACTCTCTTCAACAGAGGCAACTCCCCAAGAGGGCTTATACCTGAAAGTTGTCAAGTCCACAATCTCCCATCACCTGGGGAATAAACCCTTCAGCCCTGAAGGTAGGATCTGGTCAGTGTAGCATAGCATCTATAACAAATAGTACATTTATTGAGTAGAAAAGATTCACcacctaattcaaaaagattcaccACCTAGTTCAGCACCTATACAAATAACATGAAAGAACCTGGCTGCCTGTTACTTAAGCCCAAATCAAGGCAAATGGaggtgaaaataaatatatgtttttatatgagATTTCTTTTCATGCTAAAGGTGTTCTCAATCAACAGCTTACTAGGATTCTTAGATTTCTGAACCCATCTGGATAGCTCAGGCTAAGCTGCAGTAAAAAACAATCCCAAAGTCTCAATGGCTTAACAAAACAAACACTCATTTTGCTCTCACACTCCATGTCTAACGTGGGTTGCCAGGAAACCTCTTCTCATCATAGTTACTCTGGGAAAAAATGGTGATAAAGGCTTCATCCTTCACACTCGCTTCCATGTAGCAGAGGGACAGAAATTTAGTGAATCTATTTCTTAAACCAAAACTAACCCTACCGTTTACTTTCCATTTAATCCTAACTCTATCCATACCCTCATGTCTTACCTATAACATTATTTCTGTTCTTAACTTTATCCTTAAAGCTATctcattatttttgttcttaactTTATCCTTAAAGCTATCTCTATGTGTGTCCTGTCCTGCTCTTAACTTTATAATTAATTCTAACCCTGACTCTTGTTTCTAAATTACCTCTAACCATGATCCTGCCTTCTGCGAACTCTAACCTTACTCAAAACTCTAACCTCACACTTACTATTAACTCCAATGCTTCCTTTGTCTTTAACCCTCCCTTAGGGCTAACTATAAACTTTcttctaaccttacatctaagcTCCAGGTCTAGctctaattatttctattttattctaaaaaaatttctttttgttaagAGTCTGAGAAGCTGGACTGGAAGACACAGAAGGAAACTTTATGCTTGATCCTTTTGTACTTCTCTGTCTTAAAACCTCACAAGGGGCCAAACACAGACGTGCTTTGTCTTATGTAAACAGGTggttcatacatttaaaaatctccacTTTGCTATAATGGAAACCAAGGTCAGTGAGGTAAAGGGTCTTCCCCTAAATCACACTGCTGGAAAGAGCAGAGGATGAACTATCTGGTTTCTAAGGCTGTGCTGTTCCCAATATACCATATGACTCCTCTTTACTGTCCCATAGGCAAAACTGGCTTCCCCAGGGCAGGAAGCACAACCCATATTAAAGTGCATCTTTCCAAGTGTTACCACTTCAAAATGGGGTAAAGAAGTAGATGAGTGCAAGTTAGGAAtagcctttttaaaattcattaactcCTGCCGTTAAAATTAATAAGGATGGCCATGTATAGTCCACTGTGAATCCCTATTATGAGAGAGTTTTACCCTGAATAGGTTGGAAAAGGGGACAAGGATTGAACAAACAACGACTAACATGAGATTCATAGTGACAAAGACAACTCTCTCAGCAGTGACTTGTGTATGCTTAAGATGAAAGGGGTGCttgaaacacaataaaataattttgatgatGAAGATAATGTTGCCGATGACATTCTAACatcaaagaaaatacaattaCTATTTCAACAGGGGATTCATTCTAAGACTAGTGTCTTAgcccattcaggctgctataacaaaataccacacacttGGTGGTctgtaaacaatagaaatttatttctcccagttctggacactgggaagtccaagatcatggtgtcAGCACGGTTCTattctggtgaaggccctctcCTAGGTTGCAGACTGCCTGTGTCCTGccatgtcttcacatggtggaaggggtgagggagctttCTGAAGCCTCTTTTAAAagagcattaatcccattcatgagggctccagcCTCATGCCTAAGCATCTTCCAAagacccacctccaaataccatcatgttGAGcattagaacttcaacatatgaatggggaggggggacacaaatattcaggcCATAGCAATTAGTTTAATTTTACTAGGCAAAAAggctaaaattttatttcaatgtttAATTCAGAAATTACCCATATGCTTTTTATGGAAAAACCTAGCTTAGCTCTTCCCAGCTGAAGTAATCTTTCTGTGTAAGACAGTCTAACAGAGACAGTCAACAAAAAggctcaaagggaaaaaaaaacaggagagacATTCAATTCCAAAACCTACGAGGGTATGTTTTTAACAGAACTGGAAATAACTTACATGAAAGCTGCTCCTGGATGGTAACATAATTTAATATCCCCACTGCATGATTCTAAGGAGAATTTTGCAGGCCTTTGAGCATCAAGGGTATGGGTTCTCAGTAAATCACTGAAGTGTGGAGCTACTCTAGTTTCAAGTGTCTCCGGACCCCATCATTAAGTACTTTTCCTCTACTGTTcactcctttcctctttcatatctgtataatttttttcagttttacaaatattttattttttaacaataaatacaattaatattACAAGGAGCAATACATGATAagattttatttgcattattttttaacacaGTTCTATTGAGGTACAATCTACAAGTCTGGGACTGGTAGTAGGAGTAGAGATTTACTGCAAATAGGCATGAAGGAAGTTttgtgggtgatgaaaatgtcctaaaactaGATTGTGAGGATGGTAGCACAATTCTATCAATCtactaaaaattattgaattatacACTAAGTGTCTGTATTCTTTTGAATGG is a genomic window of Phocoena sinus isolate mPhoSin1 chromosome X, mPhoSin1.pri, whole genome shotgun sequence containing:
- the HTR2C gene encoding 5-hydroxytryptamine receptor 2C, with the translated sequence MVNLRKAVHSFLVHLIGLLVWQCDISVSPVAAIVTDIFNTSDGGRFKFPDGVQNWPALSIVIIIILTIGGNILVIMAVSLEKKLHNATNYFLMSLAIADMLVGLLVMPLSLLAILYDYVWPLPRYLCPVWISLDVLFSTASIMHLCAISLDRYVAIRNPIEHSRFNSRTKAIMKIAIVWAISLGVSVPIPVIGLRDEDKVFINNNTCVLNDPNFVLIGSFVAFFIPLTIMVITYCLTIHVLRRQALMLLHGHTEEPPGISLDFLKCCKRNTDEENSANPNQDLNPRRRKKKERRPRGTMQAINNERKASKVLGIVFFVFLIMWCPFFITNILSVLCGKACNQKLMEKLLNVFVWIGYVCSGINPLVYTLFNKVYRRAFSNYLRCNYKADKKPPIRQIPRVAATALSGRELNVNIYRHTNEPVIKKADDQEAGIEMQIENLELPVNPSNVVSERISSV